The Paenibacillus sp. RC334 nucleotide sequence TTTTTGACGTTGGTTTCCATCATGATTTGGCTGCTTAAAGTTTGGAGAAACGCTCTAGTTGTCCTCTTTTTCTAAATACTATCGTATTGAAAGGCAGCTATCGTCATGATAGTATATTAATTAATGGAGTGTTATAATCATACATTAATAAGTGATTTAAGCAATCCACATGTTGAATTCAAATACATATGAAGGTGAATCTTATGCTCAAAGTTAACCGAAACGACCAACGTCCCCTATGGCAGCAACTTCTAGACCAAGCGATTCATAATATTAGAACAGGAAAATGGCCACCAGGGGAATTGCTACTCCCATCTCGTGAGCTCGCTTTATTAGTCGGTGTCTCGCGTTCAACCATACAGATTGTTTATGAGGAATTATTCAGCCGTGGATACACCGTGACATCTCGGCGCGGTGGAACAAGGGTAAGTGAGTGGAGCTATATAACAGGCTCTTTTGAAGATGTTATGCCTCAAGGGCCAGTCACCCCTGAATTACCTGTATTAAAGGCTGCAGTCAATCATCTACACGGCTGGCTTAGAGGCAAAGAAGAGCAAAATGTGGAGATTGATTTCTGTCCCCACGAACCTTATTTGGACCAACATTTTCAAAGAAAATGGAGACAATCATTTTTACAAGCCTCCACAGAAATGGACTTGGCGAATTGGGCTTATGGTAACGCCTACGGTTTTGTATCACTGCGCGAACAGATACAACGGTATTTGTCACTTGAACGAGGAATCCATGTGCATATCGATCAAATTATGTTAACCTCAGGAGCGCAGCATAGCCTTGATTTGATCGCCCAAGCGCTATTAACTGAAGGAGACACGGTTTCTGTTGAAGATCCCGGTTTTCCTGCCGCTTGGATGACCATGAAATATAGGAGTATGAATGTTGTGCCCGTTCCTGTTGACGAATACGGATTACAGGTAGATCACATTCATCCACAATCCAAGCTAACTTTTGTCACGCCTTCGCATCAGTGTGCAGTTGGAGTCATAATGTCGGAACCACGGAGGCAACAATTGTTACGTAAGGCTTCACAACATCAATTTTGGATTGTTGAGGACGATTATGATAGTGAATTTCGATATCGTGGGGACCCACTTCCTACGTTATTCAGCCATCAACCCCAAAATACGTTATATATGATGAGCTTTTCCAAAATGGTTGCTCCTGGAATACGAATATCGGCGATTGTTGGGCCAAAAGGGGCCATCCAACAGCTTGCTCAAGTCCATGCACTCACTTATCGTCATCTTCCAATTATGGAACAATTGACGCTTGCTCATTTTATTGAACACGGGCATTTCATGCGCCATATGAGAAGAGTCAGAAATGTATATCGGCGTAGACATGCAGCCATGACAAAGGCCATAGCTGCTACTGGTCTAGACAAGCGTTTTAAACTCAGTGGGGTAGAAACAGGATTGCACATGCTTCTCGAAGCTGAGGAATCGTTTGACGAAGAAGCTGTGACTAACCAAGCGCTCAAAGAAGGAATACGTGTTTATCCCCTAAGCAATTATTGTCTAAATAGCGACCGAAAAGGATGGGTACTTGGTTTTGCTAAAGTAGATGAGGAGGCAATTGAAGTCGGTATTTATCGCCTTGCGGAGATGCTTTTATAAGGCGCCGTCTACGCCGAGATGCATCATTAAAGCTTCATGAGATGGCGTAGCTACCACTTTTGCAGCAAAGGTGAATACTCGTTGCTTACCGCCAAGCAGCTTCTCATGTGACCTTATCTGTATCTGTACTGATTTCAAGCCTTCTATTGGTTCTGCTCAGCTTGTTGTATTACATTCGTACTATATTGCTTTTTTCGAAATTGTCCATAAATCAAAATATGTGCCGCCAAACCTGTAATAAGTCCCCAAAATGCACCTCCAACTCCAAGTAATGTAACATTTGCGGCTGTTGCTAAAAAAGTAATTAATGCTGTCTCACGTCCCTTGGGATCTGTTAATGCGTTGGCAAGGCTACCGCCAATTGTACCCAGGAGTGCCAATCCTGCTAAGGTGGCGATAAAGGTAGCAGGAAGAATCAGAAACAGAGCAGACAGCGTCACACCAAAAATGCCGACAACAATGTAAAAAATGCCACAGGCAATACCTGCAATGTAACGTTTTGTTGAATCCTCGTGCGCGTCTTTCCCTGTACAAATCGCGGCTGTAATTGCTGCTACATTAAAGGCGTGTGAACCAAAAGGCGCTGTTAAGAGCGAGCCTAAACCCGTTACAGTCAAAATCGGATTCGCGCTCGTTTTAAATCCGTCATTTCGTAACACTAGCATTCCAGGCATATATTGTCCTGTCAAGGTAATAATAAACAGCGGTAATGCAACACCCAATAAAGCATGAAACGAAAACTCTGGAACGACAAATACCGGCGATGCAATTGCCAATTTGATATTACTGAAATCTACTTTCCCCACACTAATTAAATAAATAAGTCCGATTGCCAAAATACCCACGATAGCGTAACGGGATGTAAACCTTCTTAATACTACATACGCAGAAAACAGGACAACTACAAGCAGAGGGTCAACTTTCGCGCCACCAAAGGCTGAAATGCCAAACTGCAGTAAAATACCTGCCAGCAGCCCTGAAGCAATGCCTGGAGGGATTAGCCGGACGAAACGTTCGAACATCCCCGATAACCCCAAAATAATAAATCCTAAAGCAGAGATAATATAGGCGCCAATCACTTCTGGATAGGGGGTTACAGCTAACGCCGAAACAAGAAAAGCTACGCCTGGTGTTGACCAAGCGGTAATAATCGGTTCACGGTATCGGTAACTTAGCCATATACCAGTTACACCCACACCAATAGAAATCGACCATATCCATGAAGTGGTCATTTCAGAGCTTAGACCTGCTACTTTTGCTGCCTGAAATACGAGAATAAATGTACCCCCATAATTGACAATGACAGATATTAAAGCAGCTATAGTGGGTAAAATTAAATCGCGGCCGCGGAGTGAAGTTGATGTTGTGTTCATAAGCTCTCTCCTGCCTCTCTCCTAATCGTTCTGACGCGCGTTTTCGTTCCAGTAATACGTGTCTGGCAAATAACGTTGGCCAAATACGCTTGTCCCTACGCGTATGATTGTAGCTCCTTCTT carries:
- a CDS encoding PLP-dependent aminotransferase family protein; the protein is MLKVNRNDQRPLWQQLLDQAIHNIRTGKWPPGELLLPSRELALLVGVSRSTIQIVYEELFSRGYTVTSRRGGTRVSEWSYITGSFEDVMPQGPVTPELPVLKAAVNHLHGWLRGKEEQNVEIDFCPHEPYLDQHFQRKWRQSFLQASTEMDLANWAYGNAYGFVSLREQIQRYLSLERGIHVHIDQIMLTSGAQHSLDLIAQALLTEGDTVSVEDPGFPAAWMTMKYRSMNVVPVPVDEYGLQVDHIHPQSKLTFVTPSHQCAVGVIMSEPRRQQLLRKASQHQFWIVEDDYDSEFRYRGDPLPTLFSHQPQNTLYMMSFSKMVAPGIRISAIVGPKGAIQQLAQVHALTYRHLPIMEQLTLAHFIEHGHFMRHMRRVRNVYRRRHAAMTKAIAATGLDKRFKLSGVETGLHMLLEAEESFDEEAVTNQALKEGIRVYPLSNYCLNSDRKGWVLGFAKVDEEAIEVGIYRLAEMLL
- a CDS encoding benzoate/H(+) symporter BenE family transporter gives rise to the protein MNTTSTSLRGRDLILPTIAALISVIVNYGGTFILVFQAAKVAGLSSEMTTSWIWSISIGVGVTGIWLSYRYREPIITAWSTPGVAFLVSALAVTPYPEVIGAYIISALGFIILGLSGMFERFVRLIPPGIASGLLAGILLQFGISAFGGAKVDPLLVVVLFSAYVVLRRFTSRYAIVGILAIGLIYLISVGKVDFSNIKLAIASPVFVVPEFSFHALLGVALPLFIITLTGQYMPGMLVLRNDGFKTSANPILTVTGLGSLLTAPFGSHAFNVAAITAAICTGKDAHEDSTKRYIAGIACGIFYIVVGIFGVTLSALFLILPATFIATLAGLALLGTIGGSLANALTDPKGRETALITFLATAANVTLLGVGGAFWGLITGLAAHILIYGQFRKKQYSTNVIQQAEQNQ